From a single Nicotiana tomentosiformis chromosome 2, ASM39032v3, whole genome shotgun sequence genomic region:
- the LOC138904334 gene encoding uncharacterized protein encodes MARKMKSLKQSLKNMQVLISQKSISYHDLFMFPHVHFLASFKTPKFEKYEGHRDPIAHLKRYCNQLRGDGGKKDLLMAYFGEGLTGIASEWYIDQNITHWHVWDDLAQEFVRQFQYNMDIAPNRNSLSNLKNKTAESFCEYAIKWHEQAARIKPPMDKAETVSFFLHAQEADYF; translated from the coding sequence ATGGCTCGAAAAATGAAAAGCCTGAAGCAGAGTTTAAAGAATATGCAGGTCTTGATTAGCCAAAAGAGCATATCTTACCACGACTTGTTCATGTTTCCCCATGTCCATTTTCTAGCTAGTTTCAAAACGCCAAAATTTGAAAAGTACGAAGGGCACAGAGACCCGATTGCTCATTTGAAAAGGTATTGTAACCAGCTGAGGGGCGATGGTGGAAAAAAAGATCTATTAATGGCCTATTTTGGAGAAGGCCTCACCGGAATTGCTTCTGAGTGGTATATAGATCAAAACATTACCCATTGGCATGTGTGGGACGATCTGGCCCAAGAATTTGTCCGccagttccagtataatatggaCATCGCTCCCAACAGaaactctttgtccaatttgaaaaataaaacaGCGGAAAGTTTCTGTGAATATGCTATCAAATGGCATGAGCAAGCTGCCAGGATAAAGCCTCCTATGGACAAAGCAGAAACGGTTTCGTTCTTCCTACATGCCCAAGAGGCTGATTACTTCTAG